A region of Chloracidobacterium sp. DNA encodes the following proteins:
- the tsf gene encoding translation elongation factor Ts: MAEVTAGAVKSLREKSGAGMVDCKNALVEANGDENAAMDILRKKGMAQAGKKAGRVTAEGAVGSYIHMGGKVGVLVEVNCESDFVARGEEFQQLVKDVAMHIAATDPRWTNRDEVAEADLNKERDIVREMLMADPKNSGKPADILDKIIDGRMNKFYEDNVLVDQPFVKDPSKTVGELVGEKIASIKENITIRRFSRFKMGEGIEKKTDDFAAEVASMIA, from the coding sequence ATGGCAGAAGTTACAGCAGGTGCAGTGAAATCACTGCGTGAAAAATCAGGTGCAGGAATGGTCGATTGTAAAAACGCTCTCGTCGAGGCTAATGGCGACGAGAATGCGGCAATGGATATTCTTCGTAAAAAAGGCATGGCGCAGGCCGGCAAGAAAGCTGGTCGCGTGACCGCCGAAGGAGCTGTAGGCTCTTACATTCACATGGGCGGCAAGGTCGGCGTTCTCGTCGAGGTCAACTGCGAGAGCGATTTCGTCGCCCGCGGCGAAGAGTTTCAGCAGCTTGTCAAAGACGTCGCAATGCATATCGCAGCGACCGATCCGCGTTGGACAAATCGTGATGAAGTTGCAGAAGCTGATCTCAATAAAGAACGCGATATTGTTCGTGAAATGTTGATGGCCGATCCGAAAAATTCGGGCAAGCCTGCTGACATTCTCGACAAGATCATCGACGGCCGTATGAACAAGTTTTACGAGGACAACGTTCTCGTCGATCAGCCGTTCGTAAAAGATCCGTCGAAAACGGTCGGCGAACTTGTTGGTGAAAAGATCGCATCGATCAAAGAGAACATCACCATCCGTCGGTTCTCGCGCTTCAAAATGGGCGAAGGCATCGAGAAGAAGACCGATGACTTTGCCGCGGAAGTCGCGTCAATGATCGCGTAA
- a CDS encoding UMP kinase — MKPAFNRILLKLSGEALVGSQSYGIDTKVAVAVAKEIKAVHDLGVEVAVVIGGGNIFRGVSESAGNMDRAAADYIGMLATVMNAVVLQDALEQLDVYTRVMSAIDIPQLAEPFIRRRAVRHLEKKRVVIFAAGTGNPYFTTDSAAALRALEIEAEVILKGTKVDGIYSADPVKVPDATKFDTITYQEVLEKQLKVMDASAISLCMDNALPIMVFNMQKSENIIKAVCGDLSIGTLVTK, encoded by the coding sequence ATGAAGCCTGCATTCAACCGCATCCTGCTAAAACTCTCCGGCGAGGCTCTCGTGGGCTCGCAGAGTTACGGCATTGACACTAAGGTGGCTGTTGCGGTTGCTAAGGAGATCAAGGCAGTTCACGACCTCGGAGTTGAGGTCGCTGTCGTGATCGGCGGAGGCAATATCTTTCGCGGTGTTTCCGAATCTGCGGGAAATATGGATCGTGCAGCGGCCGATTACATCGGAATGCTTGCGACCGTAATGAACGCAGTTGTCTTGCAGGATGCATTGGAACAGTTGGATGTCTACACCCGCGTAATGTCGGCGATCGATATTCCGCAACTTGCCGAACCTTTTATCCGGCGACGCGCCGTGAGACATCTTGAGAAAAAGCGTGTTGTTATTTTTGCTGCTGGAACCGGCAATCCGTATTTCACTACCGATTCGGCAGCGGCATTGCGGGCACTTGAGATCGAAGCCGAGGTGATCTTGAAAGGAACCAAGGTTGACGGTATTTATTCAGCCGATCCGGTCAAAGTGCCTGATGCGACAAAATTCGACACAATAACATATCAGGAAGTTCTCGAAAAGCAGTTAAAGGTTATGGACGCATCGGCAATATCGCTTTGCATGGACAACGCTTTGCCGATCATGGTTTTTAACATGCAAAAAAGTGAAAATATTATCAAAGCTGTATGTGGCGATCTTTCGATCGGCACACTTGTAACGAAATAA
- the frr gene encoding ribosome recycling factor has product MSVQDVTKETGPKMELVVEDFKRKLSNVRTGRATVGLLDAIHVDYYGTPTPLNQMASVAVPEAQTITIQPWDATAMAAVEKAIVAANLGMNPSNDGKIIRLTVPALTEERRKQFAKQVHEIAEEHRIAVRNVRHHSNDLIKKLLKDKTISEDDERGGLDEVQKLTNSYIAKIDELAKNKETEIMSV; this is encoded by the coding sequence ATGAGCGTACAGGACGTAACAAAAGAAACAGGGCCAAAAATGGAATTGGTCGTTGAAGATTTCAAGCGTAAGCTTTCGAATGTAAGAACAGGACGTGCTACCGTCGGACTGCTCGATGCGATCCATGTAGATTATTACGGCACACCGACGCCGTTAAATCAGATGGCGTCCGTCGCTGTGCCTGAAGCACAAACGATCACAATTCAACCTTGGGATGCGACCGCTATGGCGGCTGTTGAGAAAGCTATCGTGGCCGCAAACCTCGGCATGAACCCGTCAAATGACGGCAAGATCATCCGGCTGACGGTGCCGGCACTAACCGAAGAGCGACGAAAGCAGTTTGCAAAACAGGTACATGAAATTGCCGAGGAACACCGCATTGCGGTTCGCAATGTCAGGCATCATTCAAACGACCTTATAAAGAAACTACTGAAAGATAAGACGATCTCCGAAGACGACGAACGCGGCGGACTGGACGAAGTGCAGAAACTGACCAATAGTTACATCGCCAAGATCGACGAGCTTGCCAAAAATAAAGAAACCGAAATAATGAGCGTCTGA
- a CDS encoding UvrD-helicase domain-containing protein produces MESLSSLNPQQIEAVQTTEGPLLILAGAGSGKTRVITVRMAYLIAEKGVAPHNILAVTFTNKAAGEMRSRVGDLLRDQRLQSAPLISTFHSLCVRILRQDIDKLDEGYKKSFTIYDTDDSNKVVKACIKELGIDEKQLAPRMVRSAISLSKNRGEDYEMYASRVEMADEKKAQIAKVFKMYDDRLHTANALDFDDLLIKTVKLLRKSSETRDKYNDRYKYILVDEYQDTNALQFALISFLTEKQQNICVVGDDAQSIYGFRQADIRNILDFEQHFPNAKVILLEQNYRSTQTILDAADAIISNNIHQKKKKLWTANAGGERIFYYQAYDGDGEARFVAQRIEENRRRNASERIAVLYRTNAQSRLFEESLRRLRIEYNIVGGFSFYERAEVKDIVAYLKLAMNPFDDIALLRVINTPTRGIGKTSLDELQRVAKANRSSLWMAVASITDPDFPADVSITPRARTAFNSFRKTIENLIGKVSDTTGSSKPVSDVIIAAIEDTGYANTLRIENSDDSEARLENLEELVNAAVDYDKQEENGLRDFVDHAALSSDTDKYDEKAGVTLMTVHMAKGLEFPVVFLVGLEDGIFPHSRSIGDPKELEEERRLAYVAITRAENILYLTHSMRRRFYGEEIAAEPSQFLNEMPLELIEDLSQSASWLSYARSSTALKAKAAVSALRGESPPPKPKSVYSGKTYNSSEAIAEFFKKKAVEPQMRQAAEKESEQVRWGENEKIKPPSALEKLKAAASKPDPQSAIRDPQSLVPGSNVRHEKYGRGLVLRREGSGDNVKLTVSFPGFGQKKLIEKYANLHIE; encoded by the coding sequence ATGGAATCGCTTTCTTCACTTAACCCACAACAAATTGAGGCCGTTCAAACGACGGAAGGGCCGTTGCTTATTCTCGCCGGTGCGGGTTCGGGCAAGACGCGCGTCATAACTGTTCGCATGGCGTATCTTATTGCAGAAAAAGGGGTTGCTCCGCACAATATTCTGGCTGTTACATTTACAAACAAGGCTGCCGGCGAGATGCGCTCGCGTGTTGGCGACCTGTTAAGAGATCAAAGACTGCAATCAGCGCCGCTGATTTCCACCTTTCATAGTTTGTGTGTTCGTATTCTGAGGCAGGACATCGACAAGCTGGATGAAGGCTATAAAAAGTCGTTTACGATATATGACACCGATGATTCGAATAAGGTCGTAAAGGCTTGTATCAAGGAACTCGGCATTGACGAAAAACAGCTCGCTCCACGCATGGTGCGTAGTGCGATCAGCTTATCAAAGAATCGCGGCGAAGACTACGAAATGTATGCTTCGCGCGTGGAAATGGCCGACGAAAAGAAAGCGCAGATCGCAAAGGTTTTCAAAATGTATGATGACCGTCTGCATACGGCAAATGCGCTCGATTTCGACGATCTGTTGATCAAGACGGTAAAGCTGCTTCGGAAATCATCTGAAACACGCGACAAATATAACGATCGCTACAAATATATTCTTGTCGATGAATATCAGGACACAAATGCTCTGCAATTTGCTTTGATAAGTTTCCTGACGGAGAAACAGCAGAATATTTGTGTGGTTGGCGACGATGCTCAGAGCATTTATGGTTTTAGGCAGGCCGATATACGGAATATTCTCGATTTCGAGCAGCATTTTCCGAATGCGAAGGTGATCCTGCTTGAACAGAATTATCGTTCGACTCAGACGATACTCGATGCTGCGGATGCGATCATTTCGAATAATATTCATCAAAAGAAAAAGAAGCTCTGGACTGCGAACGCGGGCGGCGAGCGGATATTTTACTATCAGGCGTATGACGGCGACGGCGAGGCTCGGTTTGTCGCACAGCGAATCGAGGAGAATCGTCGTCGAAACGCTAGTGAACGCATCGCCGTGCTATACCGAACGAACGCACAGTCGCGGTTGTTTGAAGAGTCATTGAGGCGTTTGCGAATCGAGTACAACATCGTCGGAGGCTTTTCCTTTTACGAGCGTGCCGAGGTCAAGGACATCGTTGCATATCTCAAACTTGCGATGAATCCGTTTGACGATATTGCTTTGCTGCGTGTGATAAATACACCGACGCGCGGCATTGGAAAGACCAGTCTCGATGAACTTCAGCGCGTTGCAAAGGCGAATAGATCATCATTGTGGATGGCGGTTGCGTCGATAACCGATCCTGATTTTCCGGCTGATGTGAGTATTACGCCGCGTGCTCGTACGGCGTTCAATTCGTTTCGCAAAACTATAGAAAATTTGATAGGAAAGGTTTCAGATACCACAGGATCAAGCAAGCCGGTTTCTGACGTAATTATTGCAGCCATTGAAGATACTGGCTATGCGAATACGCTCCGTATTGAAAACTCTGATGACTCGGAAGCCCGGCTCGAAAACCTTGAGGAACTCGTAAATGCCGCTGTCGATTACGACAAGCAGGAAGAGAACGGCCTACGCGATTTTGTCGATCACGCTGCACTTTCTTCGGATACAGATAAGTATGATGAGAAGGCCGGCGTTACATTGATGACGGTCCATATGGCCAAAGGTTTGGAGTTTCCTGTTGTGTTTCTTGTCGGCCTTGAGGACGGCATCTTTCCGCATTCGCGGTCGATCGGCGATCCGAAAGAACTTGAAGAGGAACGTCGTTTGGCATATGTCGCAATTACGAGGGCGGAAAATATTCTTTATTTGACGCACTCGATGCGGCGAAGATTTTATGGCGAAGAGATCGCCGCTGAACCGTCGCAATTCCTGAATGAGATGCCGCTTGAGTTGATCGAGGATCTTTCGCAAAGCGCGTCCTGGCTGTCGTATGCACGCAGTTCTACCGCGTTGAAGGCAAAGGCTGCCGTAAGCGCTCTTCGTGGAGAAAGCCCGCCGCCAAAACCGAAGAGTGTATATTCCGGAAAAACCTATAACAGCAGCGAAGCGATCGCGGAGTTTTTTAAGAAGAAGGCAGTTGAACCGCAGATGCGTCAAGCCGCTGAGAAAGAAAGCGAGCAAGTGAGATGGGGAGAAAATGAAAAAATAAAACCACCTTCTGCTTTAGAAAAGCTAAAGGCAGCCGCGTCAAAACCTGATCCGCAATCCGCGATCCGCGATCCGCAATCTCTCGTTCCCGGATCTAATGTCAGGCATGAAAAATATGGACGTGGGTTAGTTTTGCGTCGCGAAGGTTCGGGCGACAATGTTAAGCTGACTGTTAGTTTTCCCGGGTTTGGGCAGAAGAAACTGATCGAGAAATACGCAAATTTGCATATAGAATAA
- a CDS encoding hydrolase: protein MPHPNLLQQQNAALIVVDIQEGFRPIIADFDKIAERAARMIRGCRLLDVPVFVTEHYPKGLGNTAAEIKSLFDDIAGVFEKTAFSSCGAESLVAGLTDKGIKQVMICGLETHICVNQTAHDLLDRGFQVHVLSDCVTSRFEYNRLAGLAKMQRSGAIESSIEMALFELMRDAKHEKFKEIQALIK, encoded by the coding sequence ATGCCTCATCCAAATTTACTTCAGCAGCAAAATGCAGCCTTGATCGTTGTTGACATACAGGAAGGTTTTCGTCCGATCATTGCAGATTTTGACAAGATCGCGGAACGGGCTGCGAGAATGATTCGCGGATGCCGGTTACTCGATGTTCCTGTATTTGTGACTGAGCACTATCCGAAAGGATTGGGAAACACTGCGGCAGAAATAAAGAGTTTATTTGACGACATCGCAGGCGTTTTTGAAAAGACAGCCTTTAGTTCGTGCGGTGCAGAATCTTTGGTTGCCGGACTAACTGATAAAGGCATCAAACAAGTGATGATCTGTGGATTGGAAACGCACATTTGCGTTAATCAGACCGCGCATGATCTGCTTGATCGAGGTTTTCAGGTGCATGTTTTGAGCGATTGTGTAACATCGCGTTTTGAATACAACCGGCTCGCGGGACTTGCGAAAATGCAGCGCAGCGGCGCGATCGAATCTTCGATAGAAATGGCTTTGTTTGAACTTATGCGCGATGCAAAGCATGAGAAATTTAAGGAAATACAAGCTCTCATAAAATAA
- a CDS encoding acyl-CoA thioesterase, translating into MDEWHETEVRVRYAETDQMGIVHNANYLVWFEVGRSELCRSKGFSYKEMEEEEEALMVVAESYCRYKSPAYYEDVLTIRTKVGEVRSRSLRFYYEVHRVSDDILIAEGETLHVVTDKDKKVRLLPEIYRNRLLGKYEKAFPADHAPS; encoded by the coding sequence ATGGACGAATGGCACGAAACTGAAGTTCGCGTTCGATACGCCGAGACGGATCAGATGGGCATTGTCCATAATGCCAACTACCTTGTCTGGTTCGAGGTCGGCCGCAGCGAACTATGCCGCTCTAAGGGATTTTCCTACAAAGAGATGGAGGAAGAAGAGGAGGCACTAATGGTCGTTGCCGAATCTTACTGCCGCTACAAATCGCCCGCGTATTACGAAGATGTTTTGACCATCCGAACGAAAGTTGGAGAAGTTCGCAGCCGCAGCCTCAGGTTTTATTACGAAGTGCATCGAGTGTCCGACGACATCCTCATCGCCGAGGGCGAAACGCTTCACGTGGTGACGGACAAGGACAAAAAAGTCCGCCTCTTGCCTGAGATCTATCGAAACCGCTTGCTTGGTAAATACGAAAAGGCATTTCCGGCCGATCACGCACCTAGTTAG
- the smpB gene encoding SsrA-binding protein SmpB: MSTDKEILNNRQAFHEYFILDTFEAGAVLLGTEVKSIQAGRIQLKESYVSISEGEVWLMGSHISHYSHGNINNHDVLRPRKLLLHRREIEKLEKETTQKGMTLVVTRIYWKNGRIKFEVGVAKGKKLYDKRDTEMKKTIEKETQAQLKESLR, translated from the coding sequence ATGTCCACGGACAAGGAAATACTAAACAACCGTCAGGCCTTTCACGAATACTTCATTCTCGACACATTCGAGGCTGGAGCAGTTCTTTTAGGCACCGAGGTCAAAAGCATCCAGGCCGGGCGAATTCAGCTCAAGGAGTCTTACGTTTCGATCTCTGAGGGCGAAGTCTGGCTTATGGGATCGCATATTTCTCACTATTCGCATGGCAACATCAATAATCACGACGTTCTGCGCCCGCGAAAGCTGCTTCTGCATCGCCGCGAGATCGAAAAACTCGAAAAAGAGACGACGCAAAAAGGCATGACGCTGGTCGTAACGCGGATCTATTGGAAAAACGGACGGATAAAATTCGAGGTCGGCGTCGCAAAAGGCAAGAAACTATACGACAAACGCGACACCGAAATGAAGAAAACGATCGAAAAAGAAACTCAGGCTCAGTTGAAAGAGAGCCTTAGATAA